A window of Citrus sinensis cultivar Valencia sweet orange chromosome 7, DVS_A1.0, whole genome shotgun sequence contains these coding sequences:
- the LOC102616921 gene encoding F-box protein At5g67140 yields MEGEAEIDRLPIDLLAHIFGLITSFTHLAQVSSVCKKWKLGVKQSLARRKNLSFAGWKMDDDSTARLVGYAYSLKELEISRSRWGCQITDNGLYRMSFAKCISNLTSISLWGLTGITDKGVVQLISRASSLQHLNIGGTFITDESLYAIANSCPQLKSIVLWSCRQVTGNGLLFLVNKCGRLESINVWGTRLPLDCFIGLLTISPALQIKPEGLLLNAGVASMLPVA; encoded by the exons ATGGAGGGAGAGGCAGAAATTGATAGATTGCCGATAGACCTGTTGGCTCATATCTTCGGTTTGATCACTTCTTTCACTCATTTAGCCCA GGTGAGTAGTGTTTGTAAGAAATGGAAACTGGGGGTGAAGCAGTCTTTGGCACGAAGAAAGAATTTGAGCTTCGCTGGTTGGAAAATGGATGATGATTCTACTGCCCGTCTTGTTGGCTATGCCTACAGCCTCAAAGAACTTGAAAT TTCGAGGAGCCGTTGGGGTTGTCAAATAACTGACAATGGACTGTACAGAATGTCTTTTGCTAAGTGTATCAGCAACCTCACATCCATATCCCTATGGGGTTTGACCGGGATCACGGACAAAGGTGTTGTTCAGCTG ATATCAAGAGCTAGTTCTTTGCAACACCTGAATATTGGCGGCACATTTATCACTGATGAATCTTTGTATGCAATTGCAAATAGCTGTCCACAACTAAAG AGTATCGTCCTGTGGAGCTGCCGTCAGGTTACAGGGAATGGGCTTCTTTTCCTAGTAAATAAATGTGGCAGACTTGAGTCTATCAATGTATGGGGAACCAGACTTCCTTTAGACTGCTTCATTGGCTTGCTTACAATTAGTCCTGCTCTTCAGATAAAGCCTGAAGGACTGCTCTTAAATGCTGGAGTTGCGTCTATGTTGCCTGTTGCATAA
- the LOC102618503 gene encoding PI-PLC X domain-containing protein At5g67130: MACFMDHYSLCRAHATQFLFLLLMFSLSIVNSTACSNGNCQVLDSCAAATDCGPGLYCGNCPALGKNRPICTRGQATIPTTIIGDLPFNKYSWLVTHNSFSIVDTPALPGVQRLTFYNQEDMVTNQLRNGVRGLMLDMYDFNGDIWLCHSFRGQCFNFTAFQPAINTLREVEAFLSQYPTEIVTIIIEDYVQTPKGLTSLFVRAGLDKYFFPVSKMPKKGEDWPTVTEMVQKNYRLLVFSSVASKEAEEGIAYQWRYILENESGDPGVKAGSCPHRKESQPLNSRKASLFLQNYFPTYPVEEDACKEHSTPLAEMVGTCYKAAGNLLPNFLAVNFYMRSDGGGVFDVLDKMNGQTLCGCSTVLACQGGAPFGSCKNIAVPRGSQTNNNSAGSFSGSVQFSRSASAVHSPNCMVFYSFYLPLVVFSLMSVIDKIWV, from the exons ATGGCGTGTTTCATGGACCATTATAGCTTGTGCAGAGCCCATGCAACTCAGTTCCTCTTCCTTCTACTCATGTTTTCACTCTCCATTGTCAACTCTACTGCTTGTTCCAATGGAAATTGCCAG GTACTTGATTCATGTGCTGCCGCTACAGACTGTGGTCCTGGTCTCTACTGTGGGAATTGCCCTGCTTTAGGCAAGAATCGACCCATTTGCACCAGAGGCCAAGCGACCATCCCCACTACTATT ATTGGTGATTTGCCATTCAACAAATATTCCTGGTTGGTAACACATAATTCTTTTAGCATCGTTGATACACCGGCCTTGCCTGGTGTTCAAAGACTGACGTTTTACAATCAAGAAGACATGGTCACTAATCAGTTGAGG AATGGAGTGAGGGGATTGATGCTGGATATGTACGATTTCAATGGTGATATCTGGCTGTGCCATTCATTTCGAGGGCAATGTTTCAACTTCACTGCATTT CAACCTGCAATTAACACTCTGAGGGAAGTGGAAGCATTTTTAAGTCAGTATCCTACCGAGATTGTAACTATTATAATAGAGGACTATGTTCAAACTCCAAAAGGATTAACAAGTTTGTTTGTTCGGGCTGGTTTGGATAAGTACTTCTTCCCTGTGTCCAAGATGCCAAAGAAAGGTGAAGATTGGCCCACTGTCACAGAAATGGTGCAAAAGAACTATCGGCTTCTTGTTTTCTCTTCTGTTGCTTCGAAGGAAGCTGAGGAGGGAATAGCTTATCAATGGAGATACATACTTGAAAATGAAT CTGGAGATCCAGGGGTGAAAGCAGGCTCTTGTCCGCATAGAAAAGAATCACAACCTCTGAATTCAAGAAAGGCATCTCTTTTCCTACAAAATTACTTCCCTACATATCCAGTTGAAGAGGATGCTTGCAAAGAGCATTCAACTCCACTTGCAGAGATGGTTGGTACTTGTTACAAAGCTGCAGGGAACCTGTTGCCTAACTTTTTGGCAGTCAATTTTTACATG AGgagtgatggtggtggtgtctttgatgttttggataaaatgAATGGCCAGACATTGTGTGGCTGTAGTACTGTGCTTGCCTGCCAG GGTGGAGCACCATTTGGATCTTGCAAAAACATTGCCGTGCCCAGGGGAagtcaaacaaataataattctgCAGGAAGCTTCTCTGGATCTGTTCAGTTCTCAAGATCTGCTTCAGCAGTCCATTCTCCAAATTGCATGGTTTTCTACTCATTCTATCTTCCACTGGTGGTGTTTTCTCTTATGAGTGTGATAGATAAGATTTGGGTTTGA